TTCCTGGGTAGTGCAAAGTTAAAACCCCCCGGCAGTTTTCCTGCACTGGGGGGTTGGCATTGGCAAAACTATTGTAAAGCTCGCTCCAGGATCTGATTCAGCCTGTTGACCATGCCTTTGGGGTCAAAATTTAAGCCGGCGGCAATTAAAGCGTTGTCATAGATTTGCTCAGCGGCCACTTTGGCAAAGGGGTCGTTATTCTTACGCAAAATGTCAAGGCGTTTGATTATGGGGTGCGTGGTGTTGATTTCCAGCACCTTAGGCACCGGGTAGTCCAGTTCTTTGTTGATTAACTGCATCATGCGCTGCATGCTGTTAGTCATATATCCGGGATTCAGCACAATAGCAGGGCTGTCGGTCAGCCGTTTGGATGCTTTTACATCTGTTACTTTTTCACCCAACTGCTGCTTCAACCAGTCTGCCAAAGCATTGACATCTGCTTCCGCCAAACCGTCTGCGGCAGGAGTGTGCCCCCCATCATCCGGCAGTTCCAGGTTTTCCTGGTCCGCGGAAACAAATTTATTCCCTTCATATTCGCCCAGCTGGTTAAGCACGTAATCATCCACCGCATCAAAGGTATAGAGTACTTCCAGATCTTTTTTCCGGAAAATTTCCAGGTAAGGGCTCGCTTCAATTACCTCCCTGTTAGGACCGTTCAGGAAATAGATAGCCTTTTGGCCTGTTGTCTTTCTGTCCAGATACTCTTTGAGGGAGATCAACTTCCCCGGCTCAGTTTTGGAAGATTCAAACCGCAGAAGTTTTAGCAGTTCTTCTTTATGCTCAAAGTCGGTGGCTAATCCTTCCTTGATAAAGATGCCGAATTTTTTCCAGAAGTCATTGTACTTTTCCGTCTCTGTTCTGCTCTGTTCATTTAAAAATTTCAGGAAGCGGCTGGTAAGCACCCGGCGGAGCTTGCTGACCAGCATATTGTCCTGCATGGTTTCCCGGGAAATGTTCAGCGGAAGTTCCTCGCTATCCACCACGCCTTTCACAAACCGTAGCCATTTGGGCAGTATCCCTTCAGCCTGCTGCTGGATAAGCACTTTTCTGCAGTAAAGATTGACCCCCGGGTCGAGCTGGCCGAAACCGAAGCGCTCTAGATTTTCCTTTGGTACAAACAGGAGCGCATTGATGGACAGGGGGGCATCTGCAGAGAAATGCAGTCGGAATAAAGGCTCATCGTAGACGTTGGCGATGTATTTATAAAATTCGTTGTATTCTTCATCGCTAACCTCATTTTTGTTTTTGGTCCAAAGGGGTTGCACTGTATTTGCCTTTTCTCCGTTGACCAGAATGGGGAACTGCACAAAACCCGAGTACTGCTTGATGATCCTTTTAATGGTTTCCGGCTTGGCGAATTCTTGCGCATCATTTTTCAGGTGCAGGACGATTTTTGTGCCCCGTTTTAAATCCAGAGCCTCCTTGATGGTGTAACTGCCGGTCCCTTCCGAACTCCAGATATACCCTTGGGCTTCCGGCAGGCAAGAACGGGTGTAAACTGTAAC
This region of Zhaonella formicivorans genomic DNA includes:
- the htpG gene encoding molecular chaperone HtpG, with protein sequence MNSNNLQEETREFQAEVKQMLDIVINSLYTNREIFLRELISNASDALEKLRYLKITNKEILDRDLPLEISINTDDIAHTLTIQDTGIGMTREELVENLGTIAHSGSKAFIKQLTENDRKDVELIGQFGVGFYSAFMVADKVTVYTRSCLPEAQGYIWSSEGTGSYTIKEALDLKRGTKIVLHLKNDAQEFAKPETIKRIIKQYSGFVQFPILVNGEKANTVQPLWTKNKNEVSDEEYNEFYKYIANVYDEPLFRLHFSADAPLSINALLFVPKENLERFGFGQLDPGVNLYCRKVLIQQQAEGILPKWLRFVKGVVDSEELPLNISRETMQDNMLVSKLRRVLTSRFLKFLNEQSRTETEKYNDFWKKFGIFIKEGLATDFEHKEELLKLLRFESSKTEPGKLISLKEYLDRKTTGQKAIYFLNGPNREVIEASPYLEIFRKKDLEVLYTFDAVDDYVLNQLGEYEGNKFVSADQENLELPDDGGHTPAADGLAEADVNALADWLKQQLGEKVTDVKASKRLTDSPAIVLNPGYMTNSMQRMMQLINKELDYPVPKVLEINTTHPIIKRLDILRKNNDPFAKVAAEQIYDNALIAAGLNFDPKGMVNRLNQILERALQ